The following are encoded in a window of Ricinus communis isolate WT05 ecotype wild-type chromosome 4, ASM1957865v1, whole genome shotgun sequence genomic DNA:
- the LOC8264662 gene encoding uncharacterized protein LOC8264662, which produces MEDIWKRAKVFAEEAAKKSQTLTSSSNKIADLVAETAKKSKELALEASKKADQLKTAALKQADQIQIKSFADIIPPQLSSLSIVNPSSASSSSSSDPEELRKFGVTDDLRDFVKGLTSSTFQNFPIQDEAEVSDVATTGSNVRKDLNEWQERHATLVLTNVKQISKLRYELCPRVMKERRFWRIYFTLVSTHVAPYEKQYMEEVKRKEEEKQIKDEKSNQSAVSGENSGSDVKDKNLKSRLPTASSAEQELDTFLLGDLEDSDGGPDDGDGSFDDDFDKIDNSDIEDEKHLKKASAMDD; this is translated from the exons ATGGAAGATATATGGAAGAGAGCGAAAGTGTTCGCAGAAGAAGCGGCTAAAAAATCACAAACCCTAACTTCATCATCCAACAAAATCGCCGATCTAGTCGCTGAAACAGCCAAAAAGTCCAAAGAACTTGCATTGGAAGCTTCCAAAAAAGCCGATCAGCTAAAAACAGCCGCTCTGAAACAAGCCGATCAGATCCAAATCAAGTCATTTGCCGATATTATCCCTCCTCAACTATCATCTCTCTCCATTGTCAATCCTTCTTCtgcatcttcatcttcatcttcggATCCAGAGGAGCTTCGAAAATTTGGAGTAACTGATGATTTGAGAGACTTTGTGAAGGGACTTACTTCTAGTACTTTCCAGAATTTTCCTATTCAAG ATGAAGCTGAGGTGTCTGATGTTGCGACCACAGGATCAAATGTACGGAAAGATCTTAATGAGTGGCAAGAGAGGCATGCTACTCTCGTTCTCACTAATGTTAAG CAAATCTCGAAGTTAAGATATGAATTATGCCCTCGTGTGATGAAAGAAAGGAGATTCTGGAGAATTTATTTTACACTTGTGAGCACTCATGTTGCACC GTATGAGAAACAGTATATGGAGGAGGTTAAGcgcaaagaagaagaaaaacagataaaagatgaaaaatcCAATCAAAGTGCAGTATCTGGAGAGAATTCTGGTTCTGATGTGAAAGACAAGAATCTGAAAAGCAGGCTGCCAACTGCATCATCAGCTGAGCAGGAATTGGATACTTTTCTTTTGGGAGATCTTGAAGACAGTGATGGGGGTCCAG ATGATGGTGATGGCAGCTTTGATGATGATTTTGACAAGATTGACAATTCT GATATTGAAGATGAGAAGCATTTGAAGAAAGCTAGTGCTATGGATGATTAG
- the LOC8264663 gene encoding protein GOLVEN 6, producing MKMELLVIFTSLCICLSMLVTPCAGFQTEEQPSHKGQGIGADEMHSLPTLPRKLRVLLDKAALPAAVKGHGGQVSTSNNKQKRDLSGKAHHGEESMINASRGTRQEWAEGTDTSQFLTMDYSHVRRRRPIHNKSLPVGP from the exons ATGAAAATGGAGCTTTTAGTAATCTTCACATCTCTATGTATTTGTCTCTCGATGTTAGTAACACCTTGTGCGGGTTTTCAAACTGAGGAACAGCCATCTCATAAGGGACAAG GTATTGGTGCTGATGAAATGCATTCTCTTCCTACCCTTCCAAGAAAGCTCAGAGTACTCCTTGATAAGGCAGCACTGCCTGCAGCT GTTAAAGGTCATGGAGGTCAAGTTTCCACTTCAAACAATAAACAGAAGAGAGATTTATCAG GAAAAGCACATCACGGAGAGGAAAGCATGATAAATGCAAGCAGAGGGACAAGGCAAGAATGGGCGGAGGGGACCGACACATCGCAGTTTTTGACAATGGATTATTCCCACGTTAGAAGAAGACGTCCTATACATAACAAGTCCTTGCCGGTTGGTCCATGA
- the LOC8264661 gene encoding protease 2 isoform X1, which produces MFLFHSIVSELNSMALAALLTSKSSLKGTSVISLSCLHLIPIIPSSSFSSNCKQYPSLSQSPPLPKKVPFTLSAHGKTWQDPYHWMRNTNDPDFISYLNQENSYAQAFMADTQNLQRTLFAEMKNRLPTKASTPPERWGPWLYYQYIPEGKQYPVLCRKLESGKCGLVKTILSYGSGQFGMEQILLDWNQIAEQYGYVHVGTCRVSPDHNFLAYTLDVTGTEQFVLHIKDLRNGSTVPKSEINGVVSLAWAQDSSSLFYTISDENQRPYRVLCTKLGCDEIDDVTIFTESDLSFCVDITNTKDGKFITVNSNSRTSSEVYVIDAANPLDDLQRVYKRVSGVQYFLEHHSGSFYILTNAPLSGQASGNYYLATCQVEDIQSCKWQNIILPSEDMNFQDMDIFKGHLVLFLQKKGLPMICSISLPIKVDHKIQMGVEDLNPWFFPLPSDLCSIVPGSNHDFMNPVYRVVLSSPVMPDVAVDYDMSKQAFSIIHQEEVRGISGDHGTCSPTYNIDTHKYLEIENDEEKIGQSTRLTRWKDFSDAYCCERKEVISHDGVRVPLTILYSQKAWERGLSPGLLQGYGAYGEVLDKSWCPERLSLLDRGWVVAFADVRGGSGGDSSWHKSGSGLNKLNSIYDFISCGNFLIDEGYVHGDCLSAIGFSAGGLLVGAAINMNPNLFCAAILKVPFLDVCNTLLDPSLPLTILDYEEFGNPRIQSQFDCIRSYSPYDNIRRNDCVPSMLVTASFLDSRVGIWEAAKWVAKIRDSTCFSCSSSVILKTNMAGGHFGEGGYYSQCEETAYDYAFLMKIIGQPNDKRK; this is translated from the exons ATGTTTCTCTTCCATTCTATAGTCTCTGAACTGAACTCAATGGCGCTTGCAGCTCTCTTAACTTCAAAATCCTCACTCAAAGGAACCTCGGTTATTTCACTTTCCTGCCTTCACTTAATTCCCATTATaccctcttcttctttctcttccaACTGCAAACAGTATCCTTCGCTCTCACAATCTCCTCCATTGCCAAAGAAAGTCCCTTTCACACTGTCTGCTCATGGCAAAACGTGGCAAGATCCTTACCATTGGATGAGAAACACCAATGATCCTGATTTTATCAGCTACCTTAACCAAGAGAATTCCTATGCCCAAGCTTTCATGGCAGACACTCAGAACCTGCAGAGAACTTTGTTTGCTGAGATGAAAAATCGATTGCCCACGAAAGCTTCTACTCCTCCTGAGCGTTGGGGTCCTTG GTTATACTACCAGTACATTCCAGAAGGGAAGCAATACCCAGTTCTGTGCAGGAAGTTAGAGTCTGGGAAATGTGGTTTGGTAAAGACAATTCTCAGTTATGGAAGTGGACAGTTTGGAATGGAGCAAATCTTGCTTGATTGGAATCAAATTGCCGAACAATATG GTTATGTGCATGTGGGTACATGCCGAGTTTCACCAGATCACAACTTTCTTGCATATACACTTGATGTTACTGGGACAGAGCAGTTCGTACTTCATATTAAGGACCTCAGAAATGGATCCACTGTTCCAAAATCAGAAATTAATGGGGTTGTTAGTTTGGCATGGGCTCAAGATAGCAGCAGTTTGTTCTATACAATATCGGATGAGAATCAACGACCTTACAG GGTTCTCTGCACAAAACTAGGATGTGATGAGATAGATGACGTCACAATATTTACAGAAAGTGATTTGAGCTTTTGTGTGGATATAACAAACACAAAAGATGGCAAGTTTATAACTGTGAACTCAAATTCAAGAACTTCATCCGAG GTTTATGTGATCGATGCGGCCAATCCACTTGATGATTTGCAAAGAGTATACAAACGTGTTTCTGGTGTACAATATTTTTTGGAACATCACTCTGGTTCTTTCTATATTCTTACCAATGCTCCTTTAAGTGGACAGGCGAGTGGAAATTATTACTTGGCTACCTGCCAAGTTGAAGATATACAGTCATGCAAGTGGCAG AATATCATCCTTCCAAGTGAAGACATGAACTTTCAGGATATGGACATTTTTAAAGGGCATTTGGTTCTATTTCTTCAGAAGAAGGGTTTGCCTATGATATGTTCCATCAGTCTACCTATCAAGGTCGATCATAAG ATTCAAATGGGGGTTGAGGATCTTAATCCATGGTTTTTCCCCCTTCCTTCAGATCTATGCAGCATTGTTCCTGGGTCAAACCATGACTTCATGAACCCAGTATACCGTGTGGTGTTGTCATCTCCAGTG ATGCCTGATGTGGCTGTGGACTATGATATGTCAAAACAAGCATTCTCGATCATACATCAAGAGGAAGTAAGAGGAATTTCTGGTGATCATGGAACATGCTCGCCTACCTATAATATagatactcataaatatcttGAAATAGAGaatgatgaagaaaaaattGGCCAAAGTACTAGATTAACGAGATGGAAAGACTTTTCTGATGCATACTGCTGTGAAAGGAAGGAAGTCATTTCCCATGATGGTGTCAGGGTTCCCCTTACCATCTTGTACTCTCAAAAGGCCTGGGAAAGGGGTCTGTCTCCTGGACTGTTACAAGGCTATGGAGCATATGGAGAAGTTCTGGATAAAAGCTGGTGCCCAGAACGCCTGAGTTTGCTTGATCGTGGTTGGGTGGTGGCTTTCGCTGATGTGAG GGGCGGTAGTGGTGGGGATTCTTCATGGCATAAATCAGGCAGTGGGTTGAACAAACTTAATTccatatatgattttatatcATGTGGCAATTTTCTCATTGACGAGGGTTATGTTCATGGAGATTGTCTTAGTGCAATTGGATTCAGTGCCGGGGGCCTTCTGGTTGGGGCAGCTATCAATATGAACCCAAATTTGTTTTGTGCTGCCATATTGAAG GTCCCATTTCTTGACGTATGCAACACGTTGTTGGATCCGAGTTTGCCTCTTACAATATTGGACTATGAAGAATTTGGGAATCCTCGGATACAGTCCCAATTTGATTGTATTCGAAGTTACTCTCCCTATGATAACATCCGTCGCAATGATTGTGTTCCATCGATGCTTGTTACAGCATCATTTCTTGATTCAAG GGTTGGCATTTGGGAAGCTGCCAAATGGGTGGCCAAAATACGAGATAGTACATGCTTTAGTTGTTCTTCCTCGGTCATTCTGAAGACAAATATGGCTGGGGGACATTTTGGTGAAGGTGGTTACTACAGTCAATGTGAAGAAACAGCATATGATTATGCCTTTCTTATGAAAATCATAGGACAGCCAAATGACAAAAGAAAGTAG
- the LOC8264661 gene encoding protease 2 isoform X3, whose translation MFLFHSIVSELNSMALAALLTSKSSLKGTSVISLSCLHLIPIIPSSSFSSNCKQYPSLSQSPPLPKKVPFTLSAHGKTWQDPYHWMRNTNDPDFISYLNQENSYAQAFMADTQNLQRTLFAEMKNRLPTKASTPPERWGPWLYYQYIPEGKQYPVLCRKLESGKCGLVKTILSYGSGQFGMEQILLDWNQIAEQYGYVHVGTCRVSPDHNFLAYTLDVTGTEQFVLHIKDLRNGSTVPKSEINGVVSLAWAQDSSSLFYTISDENQRPYRVLCTKLGCDEIDDVTIFTESDLSFCVDITNTKDGKFITVNSNSRTSSEEGTYFFQLKWLLVYVIDAANPLDDLQRVYKRVSGVQYFLEHHSGSFYILTNAPLSGQASGNYYLATCQVEDIQSCKWQNIILPSEDMNFQDMDIFKGHLVLFLQKKGLPMICSISLPIKVDHKIQMGVEDLNPWFFPLPSDLCSIVPGSNHDFMNPVYRVVLSSPVMPDVAVDYDMSKQAFSIIHQEEVRGISGDHGTCSPTYNIDTHKYLEIENDEEKIGQSTRLTRWKDFSDAYCCERKEVISHDGVRVPLTILYSQKAWERGLSPGLLQGYGAYGEVLDKSWCPERLSLLDRGWVVAFADVRGGSGGDSSWHKSGSGLNKLNSIYDFISCGNFLIDEGYVHGDCLSAIGFSAGGLLVGAAINMNPNLFCAAILKVPFLDVCNTLLDPSLPLTILDYEEFGNPRIQSQFDCIRSYSPYDNIRRNDCVPSMLVTASFLDSRVGIWEAAKWVAKIRDSTCFSCSSSVILKTNMAGGHFGEGGYYSQCEETAYDYAFLMKIIGQPNDKRK comes from the exons ATGTTTCTCTTCCATTCTATAGTCTCTGAACTGAACTCAATGGCGCTTGCAGCTCTCTTAACTTCAAAATCCTCACTCAAAGGAACCTCGGTTATTTCACTTTCCTGCCTTCACTTAATTCCCATTATaccctcttcttctttctcttccaACTGCAAACAGTATCCTTCGCTCTCACAATCTCCTCCATTGCCAAAGAAAGTCCCTTTCACACTGTCTGCTCATGGCAAAACGTGGCAAGATCCTTACCATTGGATGAGAAACACCAATGATCCTGATTTTATCAGCTACCTTAACCAAGAGAATTCCTATGCCCAAGCTTTCATGGCAGACACTCAGAACCTGCAGAGAACTTTGTTTGCTGAGATGAAAAATCGATTGCCCACGAAAGCTTCTACTCCTCCTGAGCGTTGGGGTCCTTG GTTATACTACCAGTACATTCCAGAAGGGAAGCAATACCCAGTTCTGTGCAGGAAGTTAGAGTCTGGGAAATGTGGTTTGGTAAAGACAATTCTCAGTTATGGAAGTGGACAGTTTGGAATGGAGCAAATCTTGCTTGATTGGAATCAAATTGCCGAACAATATG GTTATGTGCATGTGGGTACATGCCGAGTTTCACCAGATCACAACTTTCTTGCATATACACTTGATGTTACTGGGACAGAGCAGTTCGTACTTCATATTAAGGACCTCAGAAATGGATCCACTGTTCCAAAATCAGAAATTAATGGGGTTGTTAGTTTGGCATGGGCTCAAGATAGCAGCAGTTTGTTCTATACAATATCGGATGAGAATCAACGACCTTACAG GGTTCTCTGCACAAAACTAGGATGTGATGAGATAGATGACGTCACAATATTTACAGAAAGTGATTTGAGCTTTTGTGTGGATATAACAAACACAAAAGATGGCAAGTTTATAACTGTGAACTCAAATTCAAGAACTTCATCCGAGGAAGGAACTTActtttttcaacttaaatgGCTTTTG GTTTATGTGATCGATGCGGCCAATCCACTTGATGATTTGCAAAGAGTATACAAACGTGTTTCTGGTGTACAATATTTTTTGGAACATCACTCTGGTTCTTTCTATATTCTTACCAATGCTCCTTTAAGTGGACAGGCGAGTGGAAATTATTACTTGGCTACCTGCCAAGTTGAAGATATACAGTCATGCAAGTGGCAG AATATCATCCTTCCAAGTGAAGACATGAACTTTCAGGATATGGACATTTTTAAAGGGCATTTGGTTCTATTTCTTCAGAAGAAGGGTTTGCCTATGATATGTTCCATCAGTCTACCTATCAAGGTCGATCATAAG ATTCAAATGGGGGTTGAGGATCTTAATCCATGGTTTTTCCCCCTTCCTTCAGATCTATGCAGCATTGTTCCTGGGTCAAACCATGACTTCATGAACCCAGTATACCGTGTGGTGTTGTCATCTCCAGTG ATGCCTGATGTGGCTGTGGACTATGATATGTCAAAACAAGCATTCTCGATCATACATCAAGAGGAAGTAAGAGGAATTTCTGGTGATCATGGAACATGCTCGCCTACCTATAATATagatactcataaatatcttGAAATAGAGaatgatgaagaaaaaattGGCCAAAGTACTAGATTAACGAGATGGAAAGACTTTTCTGATGCATACTGCTGTGAAAGGAAGGAAGTCATTTCCCATGATGGTGTCAGGGTTCCCCTTACCATCTTGTACTCTCAAAAGGCCTGGGAAAGGGGTCTGTCTCCTGGACTGTTACAAGGCTATGGAGCATATGGAGAAGTTCTGGATAAAAGCTGGTGCCCAGAACGCCTGAGTTTGCTTGATCGTGGTTGGGTGGTGGCTTTCGCTGATGTGAG GGGCGGTAGTGGTGGGGATTCTTCATGGCATAAATCAGGCAGTGGGTTGAACAAACTTAATTccatatatgattttatatcATGTGGCAATTTTCTCATTGACGAGGGTTATGTTCATGGAGATTGTCTTAGTGCAATTGGATTCAGTGCCGGGGGCCTTCTGGTTGGGGCAGCTATCAATATGAACCCAAATTTGTTTTGTGCTGCCATATTGAAG GTCCCATTTCTTGACGTATGCAACACGTTGTTGGATCCGAGTTTGCCTCTTACAATATTGGACTATGAAGAATTTGGGAATCCTCGGATACAGTCCCAATTTGATTGTATTCGAAGTTACTCTCCCTATGATAACATCCGTCGCAATGATTGTGTTCCATCGATGCTTGTTACAGCATCATTTCTTGATTCAAG GGTTGGCATTTGGGAAGCTGCCAAATGGGTGGCCAAAATACGAGATAGTACATGCTTTAGTTGTTCTTCCTCGGTCATTCTGAAGACAAATATGGCTGGGGGACATTTTGGTGAAGGTGGTTACTACAGTCAATGTGAAGAAACAGCATATGATTATGCCTTTCTTATGAAAATCATAGGACAGCCAAATGACAAAAGAAAGTAG
- the LOC8264661 gene encoding protease 2 isoform X2, with amino-acid sequence MFLFHSIVSELNSMALAALLTSKSSLKGTSVISLSCLHLIPIIPSSSFSSNCKQYPSLSQSPPLPKKVPFTLSAHGKTWQDPYHWMRNTNDPDFISYLNQENSYAQAFMADTQNLQRTLFAEMKNRLPTKASTPPERWGPWLYYQYIPEGKQYPVLCRKLESGKCGLVKTILSYGSGQFGMEQILLDWNQIAEQYGYVHVGTCRVSPDHNFLAYTLDVTGTEQFVLHIKDLRNGSTVPKSEINGVVSLAWAQDSSSLFYTISDENQRPYRVLCTKLGCDEIDDVTIFTESDLSFCVDITNTKDGKFITVNSNSRTSSEVYVIDAANPLDDLQRVYKRVSGVQYFLEHHSGSFYILTNAPLSGQASGNYYLATCQVEDIQSCKWQNIILPSEDMNFQDMDIFKGHLVLFLQKKGLPMICSISLPIKVDHKMPDVAVDYDMSKQAFSIIHQEEVRGISGDHGTCSPTYNIDTHKYLEIENDEEKIGQSTRLTRWKDFSDAYCCERKEVISHDGVRVPLTILYSQKAWERGLSPGLLQGYGAYGEVLDKSWCPERLSLLDRGWVVAFADVRGGSGGDSSWHKSGSGLNKLNSIYDFISCGNFLIDEGYVHGDCLSAIGFSAGGLLVGAAINMNPNLFCAAILKVPFLDVCNTLLDPSLPLTILDYEEFGNPRIQSQFDCIRSYSPYDNIRRNDCVPSMLVTASFLDSRVGIWEAAKWVAKIRDSTCFSCSSSVILKTNMAGGHFGEGGYYSQCEETAYDYAFLMKIIGQPNDKRK; translated from the exons ATGTTTCTCTTCCATTCTATAGTCTCTGAACTGAACTCAATGGCGCTTGCAGCTCTCTTAACTTCAAAATCCTCACTCAAAGGAACCTCGGTTATTTCACTTTCCTGCCTTCACTTAATTCCCATTATaccctcttcttctttctcttccaACTGCAAACAGTATCCTTCGCTCTCACAATCTCCTCCATTGCCAAAGAAAGTCCCTTTCACACTGTCTGCTCATGGCAAAACGTGGCAAGATCCTTACCATTGGATGAGAAACACCAATGATCCTGATTTTATCAGCTACCTTAACCAAGAGAATTCCTATGCCCAAGCTTTCATGGCAGACACTCAGAACCTGCAGAGAACTTTGTTTGCTGAGATGAAAAATCGATTGCCCACGAAAGCTTCTACTCCTCCTGAGCGTTGGGGTCCTTG GTTATACTACCAGTACATTCCAGAAGGGAAGCAATACCCAGTTCTGTGCAGGAAGTTAGAGTCTGGGAAATGTGGTTTGGTAAAGACAATTCTCAGTTATGGAAGTGGACAGTTTGGAATGGAGCAAATCTTGCTTGATTGGAATCAAATTGCCGAACAATATG GTTATGTGCATGTGGGTACATGCCGAGTTTCACCAGATCACAACTTTCTTGCATATACACTTGATGTTACTGGGACAGAGCAGTTCGTACTTCATATTAAGGACCTCAGAAATGGATCCACTGTTCCAAAATCAGAAATTAATGGGGTTGTTAGTTTGGCATGGGCTCAAGATAGCAGCAGTTTGTTCTATACAATATCGGATGAGAATCAACGACCTTACAG GGTTCTCTGCACAAAACTAGGATGTGATGAGATAGATGACGTCACAATATTTACAGAAAGTGATTTGAGCTTTTGTGTGGATATAACAAACACAAAAGATGGCAAGTTTATAACTGTGAACTCAAATTCAAGAACTTCATCCGAG GTTTATGTGATCGATGCGGCCAATCCACTTGATGATTTGCAAAGAGTATACAAACGTGTTTCTGGTGTACAATATTTTTTGGAACATCACTCTGGTTCTTTCTATATTCTTACCAATGCTCCTTTAAGTGGACAGGCGAGTGGAAATTATTACTTGGCTACCTGCCAAGTTGAAGATATACAGTCATGCAAGTGGCAG AATATCATCCTTCCAAGTGAAGACATGAACTTTCAGGATATGGACATTTTTAAAGGGCATTTGGTTCTATTTCTTCAGAAGAAGGGTTTGCCTATGATATGTTCCATCAGTCTACCTATCAAGGTCGATCATAAG ATGCCTGATGTGGCTGTGGACTATGATATGTCAAAACAAGCATTCTCGATCATACATCAAGAGGAAGTAAGAGGAATTTCTGGTGATCATGGAACATGCTCGCCTACCTATAATATagatactcataaatatcttGAAATAGAGaatgatgaagaaaaaattGGCCAAAGTACTAGATTAACGAGATGGAAAGACTTTTCTGATGCATACTGCTGTGAAAGGAAGGAAGTCATTTCCCATGATGGTGTCAGGGTTCCCCTTACCATCTTGTACTCTCAAAAGGCCTGGGAAAGGGGTCTGTCTCCTGGACTGTTACAAGGCTATGGAGCATATGGAGAAGTTCTGGATAAAAGCTGGTGCCCAGAACGCCTGAGTTTGCTTGATCGTGGTTGGGTGGTGGCTTTCGCTGATGTGAG GGGCGGTAGTGGTGGGGATTCTTCATGGCATAAATCAGGCAGTGGGTTGAACAAACTTAATTccatatatgattttatatcATGTGGCAATTTTCTCATTGACGAGGGTTATGTTCATGGAGATTGTCTTAGTGCAATTGGATTCAGTGCCGGGGGCCTTCTGGTTGGGGCAGCTATCAATATGAACCCAAATTTGTTTTGTGCTGCCATATTGAAG GTCCCATTTCTTGACGTATGCAACACGTTGTTGGATCCGAGTTTGCCTCTTACAATATTGGACTATGAAGAATTTGGGAATCCTCGGATACAGTCCCAATTTGATTGTATTCGAAGTTACTCTCCCTATGATAACATCCGTCGCAATGATTGTGTTCCATCGATGCTTGTTACAGCATCATTTCTTGATTCAAG GGTTGGCATTTGGGAAGCTGCCAAATGGGTGGCCAAAATACGAGATAGTACATGCTTTAGTTGTTCTTCCTCGGTCATTCTGAAGACAAATATGGCTGGGGGACATTTTGGTGAAGGTGGTTACTACAGTCAATGTGAAGAAACAGCATATGATTATGCCTTTCTTATGAAAATCATAGGACAGCCAAATGACAAAAGAAAGTAG